One window of Pyrus communis chromosome 12, drPyrComm1.1, whole genome shotgun sequence genomic DNA carries:
- the LOC137709998 gene encoding uncharacterized protein, with protein sequence MEDEKLQFEEGEQEQATTRVGDTMPQPPKVHHSASKGKDVPNSVISNVIPPNVPFPRRFMQTKKEEAEKDILETFRKVQVNIPLLDAIKQVPRYAKFLKELCTTRKRISNKEVVKVNHLIFPADFYVVEMEESNHAPSLPILLGRPFMKTARTKIDVLNGTLTMEFDGEVINFNLSESIKYPLDDHSCFAIDVIDSLAQDHFEQLNKDALELVITRGMELKDKEVGKLHTHGMHGEHHAVPPSVDMVEIVAALESLPLQSGKSSDPISIPISTNKPIPSVVQPPSLELKPLPSHLKYVFLGDQETLPVIVSSSLTAQEEGKLVRVLKE encoded by the exons ATGGAggacgaaaagttgcaatttgaggaGGGGGAGCAGGAGCAAGCCACGACAAGGGTGGGAGACAccatgccgcagccacccaAAGTACACCACTCGGCTTCTAAGGGTAAGGATGTTCCAAATTCGgttatttctaatgttattcctccaAATGTACCATTTCCTCGTcgattcatgcaaacaaagaaggaggaggctgaaaaggacattttagagacgtttagaaaagtacaagttaatataccacttttggatgcaattaaaCAAGTTccgaggtatgctaagtttttaaaagaactttgcactactaggaagagaatttcaaacaaagaggttgtaaag gttaatcatctaatctttccggcggatttctacgtggtggaaatggaagaatcaaACCATGCCCCGTCATTGCCAATTCTTCTAGGCCGCCCATTTATGAAAACCGCccgcacgaagattgatgtgttgaatgggactttgacaatggaatttgatggggaagttattaatttcaatctttctgaatctATTAAGTACCCTCttgatgatcattcatgttttgctattgatgtaATTGACTCGTTGGCGCAGgaccattttgaacaattgaacaaagatgcacttgaattggtcattacaCGAGGAATGGAACTCAAAGACAAGGAAGTAGGGAAATTGCATACCCACGGCATGCATGGTGAGCACCATGCCGTGCCCCCTAGTGTTGACATGGTTGAgatagtggctgcccttgagtcattgccactacAATCCGGTAAGTCTTCGGACCCAATTTCCATtccaatttcgactaataagcccattccttcagttgtgcagccaccttcccttgaacttaaaccattgccaagccatttgaagtacgttttcttgggagaccaaGAGACTTTGCCCGTCATCGTATcttcctcactcacggcacaagaagaaggtaaGTTAGTGAGGGTGTTAAAGGAGTAA